The genomic region TCAAGGATGCCCCTTCCATTCTCATCCTTCGGCAAGGCTCGAAGTGCCTCCTGAAGTTCAGGCCACACTCGGTCTATGATATCAGACATGGGTTTCCTTTCTGTGCTACCAACACTCGCTACTTCATCCAGAGCCTACTCCTCCATCGCATAAACCCCCTGCCAGCAGGCCGGCCCCTCAATCCCGGGACAACCATCGGGATCCCAGTGTCCCTCCGGGTCGGTCTTGACGAGCCAGAGATCCGTCTCGCCAGAGCCCCAGGAGCGGGTCGTGCCGCTCAGGAGAAATCCTCCATCCACGGTCTCGTTCAAAGAGGACAGAACCTCTTCTTTCGGCCCTCCAAAGCGGCGATCCCAGAGAACCGTGCCATCGCTGGCAAGACTCAGGAGCCAGTAGTCCGTCTCCGAAGCCCGTGACTCGGCAATAACACCGGCCACGAATAGCCCGCCCTCGGAGCTATAACAGGCATCCACGAACTGGGCGAACTCACCGAGCGGATAATCGCGCTTCCAGATTTCTTCACCATCTGTCGACAGCTTACTGATCCAGGCATACTCGCTGAAAGTTTCCACCGGCTCAGTGTTGCCGACCAGAAGCAGTTGCCCATCGGGAGCTTCCAGAAGCCTGCGCGGGTAGTCCTTGCCCTCGCTTCCAATGGTACGATCCCAAAGGACTTCGCCGGACTCGTCCAGGCGAAGGAGCCAGCAGTCCATGAGCCCTGCGCCCTTGGAAGTCGTGGAGGAAAGCAGGTAATAGCCCCCGTCCCGGGACTCCAGAAGATCGATGCCTACCTCGTTTCCTTCTCCCCCGAAGGTCTTCTGCCAGATGCAATCGCCCTGCTCATTGACCCGCACCAGCATGGCGGCATAGGGCCCCGGACCATAAGAGCAGGTGTAGCCTGTCAGGAGGAAGCCCCCATCCCGGGTCTCGATGATCTTGCGACCATTGTCCCAGCCCCGTTCGGTGCCAAAGCGGTTTTCCGCAACAATGCTCCCCTCCTCGTCCAGCTTCAGGAACCAGAGTTTCGCGAAGGCAGAGCCCGCCCATCCGGTCAAGGCAAAGCCCCCGTCCTGACAAACGGCCACATCAGCAATGCCATCCCAGCCTTTGCTGCCGAAAGTAAGGCTCCAGAGGGTCTCTCCTTCAGAATTCGTGCGAATGGCCAGGCCTTCCTGCTCGCCCTCCCCGAAAGACTCGGTCACACCAACCAGAACCGCGCCCCCGTCGGCCAAGGCCTTGCTGAACCCTCCCGTTTCCTTGCCCTTCCCTCCATAGGAAAGCTGGAAGCGGGAGGAAAAGAGGGTTTCCTTGCTGGCCTCATCAAGAATTCGAATCTCATAGGAGCCCGATGTCAGGGTTGATGGCGGAATATCGAAACGGCTTTTGCTTTCGCCCGCGCTCCAAAGCTCCGAGGCAAGGGCGGGCTTACTCCAGATTTGTTTCAGGTCGGGAAGACTGACCACGGATACGAGAAGCGAGCGATCGCCGCCCCCGGAACGGGGATCATAATCCACGGCAACGGGCAGTTCCTCATCGCTCGAACTCAGGGCAAGGAGCGGAATCTCTCCACTGCGAGCTTCCACCTCCGGAGGTAGATCGAGGACGGCCACGGTCTTGATATCGCTCCCGAAATACAGAGCCATCCAGGCGAAAAGCAGAATGGCTCCAAGAACCGCTACATGTGTCCAACTGCGAAGCCTGCCGGGTCGGCTCATCCGGTTCTGTTTTGCAATGGCCCGACGAACACGCTCGGAATCTTCTCGGCAGTGCTCGCAGGCCTTCAGATGCAGATTGAGTTCAGCACTTCGCTGGGGAGTGCAGGCAAGGTCGCCAAGAGCAAAGTCCACCAGCTCTTCGCTCGGAGGGTGTCCCGAAATCAGGGTTTCTCCATAGCGGTCGATCTGCTCCTTGAGGTCCACCACAAAGGCCAGCATCTCCCGGCATTCGGCGCATCCGGCAAGATGCTCCTCGAGGGACAGGCGATGCCCGGGCTCCAGAAGCTCCAGAGCATAGTCCACCAGGAGCGATTCAAACTGTTTATGATTCATGGTTTCCATCGTGGCTTATGTCGCAGGAATAGCAAGGATGTTAGGAATTATCTTTGAATCGAGTCGGCTTCACTGTAGAATGACCCCATGGCAGTAGCAGAAAAGCAACCGGACAGGGAAAATCAGCTTCTTCGTGACTTTACGCGAGGCGAGGAGGAAGCGGTTCGCAAGGTTCGACGCTGGATTCTGGATGTCCTGCACTCCGCCCGCCTGAACATTCCTTATGATGAAAAGGAAGATCTGGTTCAGGACACCCTGCTCAGCCTCATTCGCACGACCAGCAAAGAGGGGTTCAGGATTCGCAACGATCTGCGATCCCTTACGCACCGCATCGCCGCGGCCCGGGCCATCGACTGGATCCGCCGACGCCGTTTCAACATTCCCATTCCCGAGTCACTGGCCTCCTGGGATCCCGACCCGGAAGATCAACTCTATCGCAAGGAAATGCTCGCCCGCCTGCGCATTGCTCTCAACGACCTCAGCGCGTCCTGCAAGGACCTGATTCGCCAGAGGTTTCTGGAAGAAAAGAGCTATCGGCAGATTTCCGAGGAATACGGCGAGGCCAGCATCGGCGCGCTTCGCACCCGCATGTATGAATGTGTCCGCATTGCAAGAAGGCTCGTGGGTCGCAAACCGCTCAAGGCCTGATCTTCTCGAAACTCTCCTCAAGCCACCATCGATGGATTCGTGAATCCCCGGTCAGTTCCGG from Candidatus Krumholzibacteriia bacterium harbors:
- a CDS encoding zf-HC2 domain-containing protein — its product is MNHKQFESLLVDYALELLEPGHRLSLEEHLAGCAECREMLAFVVDLKEQIDRYGETLISGHPPSEELVDFALGDLACTPQRSAELNLHLKACEHCREDSERVRRAIAKQNRMSRPGRLRSWTHVAVLGAILLFAWMALYFGSDIKTVAVLDLPPEVEARSGEIPLLALSSSDEELPVAVDYDPRSGGGDRSLLVSVVSLPDLKQIWSKPALASELWSAGESKSRFDIPPSTLTSGSYEIRILDEASKETLFSSRFQLSYGGKGKETGGFSKALADGGAVLVGVTESFGEGEQEGLAIRTNSEGETLWSLTFGSKGWDGIADVAVCQDGGFALTGWAGSAFAKLWFLKLDEEGSIVAENRFGTERGWDNGRKIIETRDGGFLLTGYTCSYGPGPYAAMLVRVNEQGDCIWQKTFGGEGNEVGIDLLESRDGGYYLLSSTTSKGAGLMDCWLLRLDESGEVLWDRTIGSEGKDYPRRLLEAPDGQLLLVGNTEPVETFSEYAWISKLSTDGEEIWKRDYPLGEFAQFVDACYSSEGGLFVAGVIAESRASETDYWLLSLASDGTVLWDRRFGGPKEEVLSSLNETVDGGFLLSGTTRSWGSGETDLWLVKTDPEGHWDPDGCPGIEGPACWQGVYAMEE
- a CDS encoding sigma-70 family RNA polymerase sigma factor, with amino-acid sequence MAVAEKQPDRENQLLRDFTRGEEEAVRKVRRWILDVLHSARLNIPYDEKEDLVQDTLLSLIRTTSKEGFRIRNDLRSLTHRIAAARAIDWIRRRRFNIPIPESLASWDPDPEDQLYRKEMLARLRIALNDLSASCKDLIRQRFLEEKSYRQISEEYGEASIGALRTRMYECVRIARRLVGRKPLKA